The genomic stretch AGTTCGGAAATGAGATACTGACACCATACCTGAGTAAAACCTCTTACACGAAAAAGGCCATGCAAGCTTCCAGATAATTCATATCTATATACGGTTCCCAACTCAGCAACTCGAATAGGGAATTCATGATAAGAGTGACGCTTCCTTTTGTAAACCAAGATATGATAGGGGCAGTTCATCGGTCGAAGCTGATAAAGTTCATCCTCAACATTCATCTGATCATACATATTCTCTCTGTAATAATCCAGATGACCACTTACCTGCCAAAGGTTTGCCTTTGCAACATGTGGAGTATACAGCAAATCATAACCACGTTCTATGTGGATCTTTTTCCACAAATCTTCTATTACATGCCTCACAATAGCACCCTTTGGATGCCAGAACACTAAACCCCCACCGGCATCATTCTGTAAAATTCACCAACTAAAATGTTCAATGCAAGAACCCTCATACCAAATAATTGCCATTAATGGAACTGCTAATGATAAAACTGTGTAAAGAACAAAAAGAGAGGCAATCCACTTCAACTTGACTAcctgtaaagaaaacagatcaAGAACTTGACCAAGGCGCCTGTGATCTCGACGTTTAGCTTCAGCTTTGAAATGAAGATATGCCTTCAATTGTTCTTCGCTCTCCCATGCAGTGCCATAAATCCTCTGCAGCATGGGTTTCTTTTCATCTCCTCTCCAGTAAGCACCAGCAATAGACTCAAGTTCGACAgcttttctgttaatttttccaGTTTTTTCAACATGAGGCCCCGCACACAGGTCCCACCATTCATCGCCTAtgaataatttagaataatataAGGAACTATGACATGAAAACATTTTACTCCAACTAGATGCCAgttcaaaacaaaatcaaatcccAGGACATGCATTATGCATATGGTAGATCATTTAAGCAAAGTTCGTGCATATGAAATCATCATCTTTCATGCTACATTGAGAAATGTAGAAAACCTTACCAATGTGATATATGGTAATGGGATCTTCCTTAATACTATCCAAAATTTCCAATTTGTATGGTTCGTTGAGAGCAGTTATTCTTCTGTGAGCTTCATCTCTTGAAACTTCCTCTCTTATAAGTGGTAAATTCCTACCAATGATGCGATCCTACAGATGACATGAAAAAACTAATGAATACTGGTCAATGCCTTCATGGTTCccaagttttgaaaaaaaaaattagtaactGAAACATAAATTCTACTTACCATTTCCTTCTTGATCCTCTTCAACTCTTTGTCCGTCAAAGGCTCCATATCAAAATCATAATAGAACCCATTTTCTATCCACGGACCAATTGTTACTTTTGCATCCGGGAAGAGCTTTTGAACAGCCATGGCCATCACGTGTGCACACTGCAGTCATACAAATAAATGGTTCATCCTCATAGTAACCGGAAAGGCACCATCGATACCAAATTCCGAGGAAATTCATACAAAGGAACATAGCTCAAGCTCAACACTTTATTGAAAGACAGAAACCCATGTAACTTCTCACATTCCCAACAACAGGATGAAAATTTTCCCATCTTATCTACTGCTGTAAACCCATTTTTCCGGGTCCTATTCGATCAAATTACGAAAAAgtaatgttctttttttttctatcccACTTCCTTGCTCTTCACAATAGAATTAAATAACAAGTAGTAACATAGAACTGGAAATAGTTGCACAAAAGCAtcaagtttcaaaaaaaaaaaaaaaaaaagttcctaAGAACCTAAAGATTCATATATTTCGACACGAAAGCACCTCCTACTTCAATTTAACATAACACAATCATAAATCCaatcaaaaaaatgaaatttcaataCGCATAGAAAATACCGTGTGTCGAATTCTGAGCAGGCTCTCCGAGGACTCGTTGGTTGGAAGCACGACTTTCTTAGGCTTATCAGTTACCTCCATCTGGGCATCCTTCAATTTGTCGTCTTGGGTCGAGACCTCAGCCTCCGCGGCCACCGCCGAGGAGGTGGAGACTCCATTTCTGCCGCCGTAGAGGGCCAGAGCCCTGAACTCGGAGCTCAGTGGCGAAACGCAGTGTTTAATCGGGGAAAGGAAAGAAGGGGTCTTCAGGAGAGGGATTgagaggaaggaagaagaagtggCCATTGCCATTCTCTGAAGAATTAACATTTGGGTTGCGTTTGAATTTCAGAATTATGGTCGTGTTTGTGTGCAACGGTGGAGGGTGAGTGAGAGTCGTGTTTGTGACTTTGTGGTGGAGGTTTGGCTTTGGACgtgtttaaagaaaatatttttgagttctAAAATATTTGTAATTTTAAGGAGTAATTCGTGTTTCTAaagaatttgtattttttttaaagagtgattttaaaaatattttgatcaaaaatatttttaatcattttagaaGTACTTTCAAACGaatttttagagtcaaatcttaggatccaaaataaaaaatgaagtcAAATGATGCGTTTATAATAAGAAATGAAATCtagtgaaaataaaaataaaaatttaggattcaaaatttaagaaaatgcTACTATGATGAAATTTTACATCTTTAGAGGAGAATTGGGTAAACAATAGTTTCACAAGTCTGAGGAATTTTACTCATATTCACTTTTATAGGACTATAAACAAGAGTCTAACCAAACTGAGAACGTAATGTTTAAATTTgacttgtttaatttatttttcaagcTCAAATTAGATTGTCTTACTTTCAATTGTTATACGAGTCTATCTCAATCCAGCTTAAAAAGTTCAAGCTCAACACCAAATTGATCTATTCGAGTTATCAGCTTGGAAACACATAAATCATGTAACACAACAATTTCAaacataataatttaaaatagtTGCATAAAGATCTCTTTCTTTTATGAATCTTTAAGGTTGGAAGCCAATGAGAGGCTGCATGGTCATCACACATTTATAGTATCTTTAGAAAcaaaataagacaaaataaTATCAATCTCCATCTTAATAAGAAAAAAGCGAATCGAAGATGGTCAATCTAAACTTAGAGAAGAAGTATTAAACATAATtcatcaaaaacaaaatttcaaacataACTTTCTATGCTAAGCAAACTTTTTGAATAGAATCTAGTTAAAGTTGTCTCATAAAAAGTTACCAGCTACTCACGAACTTTACCACTCAAATGTACGAATGTGAGAGCTTGTTTCTTATACAGTCAAACCTAAACTTGACTTGTTTCTTTCATAAGTTGAGCTTCAACGAGCCAAACACAAATTGAACCTTAAGTAAACTCAAGTTATTTCATGCCGATTTACAACCTTAGGGTTCAACTCGAACCATCTCCAAGTCTGACTAGATTTATAGACAAATTAAGGCAAATAACTCTAACTAGGGTTTCGAGACAATTCCTGAAAGTTAGGGTTTGTTCAAAGAAAAGTCCATCGTCGCACTCTATGTTATGTGCTAGGTAATCTTATGTCTACAACGACATAAAGAACTTAACACAAATCCTAAAACGACAACAATGTGGAAAACATTCTTAATTATTGTGTAACTTATAAATTAAAGCTAAAAACATACCGATACAGCGAAAAAACAAATGCTCCTCTAGTTTTATCTTCTTATCCTTTTTGCTCTTGCATTCTAAGCCTGTATTTACTATTTTCTGGTTGCAGTAGTTGTAAATCCAACCTACATCTAGCTT from Pyrus communis chromosome 7, drPyrComm1.1, whole genome shotgun sequence encodes the following:
- the LOC137739028 gene encoding threonine--tRNA ligase, chloroplastic/mitochondrial 2-like, whose protein sequence is MLILQRMAMATSSSFLSIPLLKTPSFLSPIKHCVSPLSSEFRALALYGGRNGVSTSSAVAAEAEVSTQDDKLKDAQMEVTDKPKKVVLPTNESSESLLRIRHTCAHVMAMAVQKLFPDAKVTIGPWIENGFYYDFDMEPLTDKELKRIKKEMDRIIGRNLPLIREEVSRDEAHRRITALNEPYKLEILDSIKEDPITIYHIGDEWWDLCAGPHVEKTGKINRKAVELESIAGAYWRGDEKKPMLQRIYGTAWESEEQLKAYLHFKAEAKRRDHRRLGQVLDLFSLQNDAGGGLVFWHPKGAIVRHVIEDLWKKIHIERGYDLLYTPHVAKANLWQVSGHLDYYRENMYDQMNVEDELYQLRPMNCPYHILVYKRKRHSYHEFPIRVAELGTVYRYELSGSLHGLFRVRGFTQDDAHIFCLEDQIKDEIRGVLDLTEELLLQFGFSNYEVNLSTRPEKAVGDDDIWVKATSALRDALDDKGWSYQIDEGGGAFYGPKIDLKIEDALGRKWQCSTIQVDFNLPQRFDITYVDSNSEKKRPIMIHRAVLGSLERFFGVLIEHYAGDFPLWLSPVQAHVLPVTDTQLDYCKEVTNKLKANGIRGELCQGERLPKLIRNSEMQKIPLMAVVGAKEVETGTVTVRSRFGGNLGTMPIDDFVSTIKSAIESKASI